A genomic window from Pirellulales bacterium includes:
- a CDS encoding DUF5009 domain-containing protein has protein sequence MATSIAPSATSPSAPVPAKPPTSAARGSSVRTQPNERLLSLDAYRGFIMVALASGGFGIWEVARKHFPDDPTWQTLGYHFHHVKWLGCAFWDLIQPSFMFMVGVAMAYSYAARQSHGQPYWKMLLHAITRSIVLVLLGVFLRSGSGTQTNWTFMDVVSQIGLGYTFLFLLWGKPRLWQGIAAAVILVGYWALFAAYPLPPEDFDYASVGVSADWQHLEGFSKHWDKGTNPAARFDTWFLNLFPRAKPFAYESSGYPTLNFIPSLATMIFGLMAGEYLRGPQRRWVKFLTLAGLGGAALGIGWGLELAGICPVVKIIWTPSWAIFSTGWTLLMLAGFYGVIDVLGLRRWSSPLLVVGMNSILIYVMESMLSGWFNTRLKIHFGQDLYPRVANALHLGEAYVPIVEHVLVLLAMWLVCYWLYRQKIFVRI, from the coding sequence ATGGCTACCTCGATCGCTCCTTCCGCTACGTCTCCCTCCGCGCCGGTTCCTGCGAAGCCCCCGACCAGCGCCGCGCGAGGCAGCTCGGTCCGCACGCAGCCCAACGAGCGGCTGTTGTCGCTCGACGCGTACCGTGGATTCATCATGGTGGCGCTGGCGTCGGGCGGGTTCGGAATCTGGGAGGTGGCCCGCAAGCATTTTCCCGATGATCCCACCTGGCAAACGCTGGGCTATCACTTTCATCACGTGAAATGGCTGGGCTGCGCGTTCTGGGACTTGATCCAGCCGTCGTTCATGTTTATGGTCGGCGTGGCGATGGCCTATTCGTATGCCGCACGCCAGTCGCATGGCCAACCGTATTGGAAGATGTTGCTACACGCCATCACACGTTCCATCGTGCTGGTGCTGTTGGGCGTGTTTCTGCGCTCGGGCAGTGGCACGCAAACCAATTGGACGTTCATGGACGTCGTATCGCAGATCGGGTTGGGCTACACGTTCTTGTTTTTGCTGTGGGGCAAGCCTCGGTTGTGGCAAGGCATTGCCGCGGCCGTGATTCTCGTCGGCTATTGGGCGCTTTTCGCCGCGTACCCGCTGCCGCCTGAGGATTTCGATTACGCGTCGGTCGGCGTATCGGCTGATTGGCAGCATCTGGAAGGCTTTTCAAAGCACTGGGACAAGGGAACCAACCCCGCCGCGCGATTCGACACCTGGTTCCTGAACCTCTTCCCGCGTGCCAAGCCGTTCGCGTATGAGTCATCGGGCTATCCGACGCTGAACTTCATCCCCTCGCTGGCCACGATGATCTTCGGCCTGATGGCGGGCGAGTATCTACGCGGCCCACAGCGCCGCTGGGTGAAGTTCCTCACGCTGGCCGGCCTGGGCGGCGCGGCACTCGGAATCGGCTGGGGGTTGGAATTGGCCGGCATCTGCCCGGTCGTCAAAATTATCTGGACGCCCAGTTGGGCCATCTTCAGCACCGGCTGGACGCTGTTGATGCTGGCTGGCTTCTACGGTGTGATCGACGTTCTCGGCCTGCGGCGATGGAGCTCTCCGCTGTTGGTCGTCGGCATGAACTCGATCCTGATCTACGTCATGGAAAGCATGCTCAGCGGCTGGTTTAACACGCGGCTCAAAATCCATTTCGGCCAGGATCTATATCCGCGTGTTGCCAACGCCTTGCATCTCGGCGAGGCCTACGTGCCCATCGTCGAGCACGTGTTGGTCCTCTTGGCGATGTGGCTGGTCTGCTATTGGCTCTATCGCCAAAAGATCTTCGTGCGCATCTGA